Genomic window (Paenibacillus sp. PK3_47):
AAGCAGGAGAAATTTGTGTCCGATGCTTCCCATGAGCTGCGCACACCGTTAACGGTGATCGAGAGCTATGCCAGTCTGCTTAAGCGCCGCGGACTTGCACATCCCGAATTGTTCACTGAGTCTGTGGAAGCGATCCATTCGGAAGCCATCCGGATGAAGGAGCTGACAGAGCAGCTGCTGCTGCTGGCCAAGCATCATGAGCACTGGAATCTGTCGATGAAAGTGATTGACCTGGAAGAGCTTGTCCGCGATTCAGCCAAAGTGTTCCGGAATGCCTATGGCAGAGAAGTGACAGTTAAGGTAAAAGGTGAGGTCAAGGGATACAGCGATGAAGCCAAGCTCAGGCAGCTGCTGTTCATCTTCCTGGACAATGCCCGCAAATACAGTGATGATGATATTTACGTGTCACTGGAGGCTTCCGGACAGGAGCGGCTGATCACGGTGGTAGACCGGGGCATCGGCATTCCCCGCGATGAGCTGCCCAAAATATTCGACCGCTTCTACAGAGTGGACGAATCCAGGGGACGTAAACAGGGCGGCGCCGGACTGGGCCTGTCCCTGGCAGCAGAGATTGCCGCTGCTATCGGGGCCAGGCTGTCCATGGACAGTGTGGAAGGCGCAGGAACATCTGTATCGATTACGATTGCGGCCGGAAGCGGGGAATGAAGATGAAAATAAGCAAGATTCCTAAAAAAAATGTAATTAGAGCGGCTGCAGCTCTTCTAATTGTCCTGCTGCTGGCCTTTGCAGCGCAGCGGCTGCTGCAGGGCAAAGCAGGCCAGCCCATGCCGGTTGAGCAGGCCAGACAGGTCGTGCTGGCGGAGTATCCCGGAACTATCTCAAGCCTGGAACTGCAATCCGGGAGGTACGTCGCGGAGCTGGAGCGGGATCAGGGCCTGTATGAGCTGCAGCTGGATGCCTCTTCCGGCGAAATCCTGTCTATAGTCCTGCTGCAGCCTGCTGCTTCTTCAGCGGTTACTCCTGCGCCGCAGCCGTCTTCTACGCCTTCGGCAGGAAGTACCGATCCGCCTGCCGCTTCACCGTCTCCCTCTGCGGGCCGGGCATTTTCCGAGGAGGAGGCGGTACAGCTGGCGCTGCAGGAGGTGCCGGGAGAACCGGATGATGTCGACACCGGGATTAACGCATCGGGTGCTTTTTACCTGGTGGAAATCAAAACCTTCGACGACCGCGAAGCCATCGTCCAGGTGGATGCCATATCGGGAAACATCATGTCTGTATCCTGGGAAGATCAGGATGACGGCGATGATGATAAACATTAATCCGTATTCTCATCAAATTCTAATGTTGCTGCCGCTTTTCTCTCATGTTGCCACGGTATATTAAATACATGAGAAAGACAAAGACAACAGTGACATAAGGAGGATACAGTAATGAGAAAAGGAATGAAGGTATGGGGCAGTATGGCCGCAGCGGCCATTATACTCGGAGGAGCTTACGGCATCAATGAGGTTCAGGGCGCTTCCGCAGGGACAGGAACAGGGACAGTACAGAGTCAGAGCCAAAGTAAAACACTGATTGGTGTGGAGAAGGCTGAAGCACTTGCGTTAAAGTCAGCAGAGGGCCGGGTAGAGAGCATTGATTTTAAGGAAAGAATCACCGGAGACTATTACAAGGTCGAAATCCGCCAGGCCAATAAAGAAATTGATGTGAGGGTAGATGCGTATACCGGAAAAATCTTAAGCGTACGCACAGAAACGGACGACGACGATGACGATTACAGAGAGTATGCAGCGGCAGACAGCGCCCAGGGCAGCAAGATGATCACGGCGGCAAAGGCTGCTGCAGCGGCTACAGCTTCTGTTCAAGGAAAGGTAACGGAGATCGATCTGGATGAGGACGACGGAAGATTCATCTATGAGGTAGAGGTCCGGAACGGGCGCACGAAGACCGAAGTCGGGGTGGATGCTTACACCGCCAAGGTCCTGTATACCGATGTTGATTCCGACGATGATTCCGACGACGATGACGATTGAGAGTGAAGACTTTAGTTGTGAAAATAAAAGGAGGCAGCCGGATGAATCCGGCTGCCTCTTCTTTTGTCATATTGCTGCTAAAGTCTGCAGATAACTACTCCTTACTCCCCGTATACACATGTACGGCATCTCTCAGAAACGCGGCCATGCCGGGACGCCGTTTATCATAATAGGCGGTAAAACGTTCATCGTCCACATACATTTGTGCAACAAAGGCGTGGGCTTCCTTGGTATAGCTGTCCCAGTAGAAGCTGAGCCACTGGCGGTGCAGATCCGCAGCTTTTTGGGCAAGCCCGCTTGCTGAATCGCCTTCCTCCATCGCCTGCTCCAGGGATTCGAACATATCCGCCTCCAGCTGCTGAAGGGCATTAAACTGCTCTTCGGTCATATTTTTCAGCTTGCGGTTCGACTTCTCTACGGTCTCCTCGCCATACTTCTCCCGGATCTCCTGGCCGTACTTCTGCTCGTTATCATCAATCAGCTTTTGCTTAAAGCCTGCGAATTTCTCTTCATTGCTCATAGT
Coding sequences:
- a CDS encoding PepSY domain-containing protein, producing the protein MKISKIPKKNVIRAAAALLIVLLLAFAAQRLLQGKAGQPMPVEQARQVVLAEYPGTISSLELQSGRYVAELERDQGLYELQLDASSGEILSIVLLQPAASSAVTPAPQPSSTPSAGSTDPPAASPSPSAGRAFSEEEAVQLALQEVPGEPDDVDTGINASGAFYLVEIKTFDDREAIVQVDAISGNIMSVSWEDQDDGDDDKH
- a CDS encoding PepSY domain-containing protein, which translates into the protein MRKGMKVWGSMAAAAIILGGAYGINEVQGASAGTGTGTVQSQSQSKTLIGVEKAEALALKSAEGRVESIDFKERITGDYYKVEIRQANKEIDVRVDAYTGKILSVRTETDDDDDDYREYAAADSAQGSKMITAAKAAAAATASVQGKVTEIDLDEDDGRFIYEVEVRNGRTKTEVGVDAYTAKVLYTDVDSDDDSDDDDD
- a CDS encoding MerR family transcriptional regulator, with product MEYTVQKLGALAGISTRTLRYYDELGLLKPARINSSGYRIYGQTEVDRLQQILFYRELGLSLEGIKDIVTAPSFDGVQALKEHHHTLLQRRQQLDQLIANVELTLAHKEGRLTMSNEEKFAGFKQKLIDDNEQKYGQEIREKYGEETVEKSNRKLKNMTEEQFNALQQLEADMFESLEQAMEEGDSASGLAQKAADLHRQWLSFYWDSYTKEAHAFVAQMYVDDERFTAYYDKRRPGMAAFLRDAVHVYTGSKE